AACTCCACCAGACCCATGTAGGTCTCAGCGGCGGGCATAATGCGGTCGCAATGGGCCAGTATTTCATAACCGCCGCCCAGAGCCATACCGTGCGGTGCCGCCACCACCGGCTTGTCGCAGTACTTCAGGCTCATCATGGCCTGCTGGAACTGCCGGACAGCCAGGTGCAGTTCATCCCACTCTTCGGCCTGGGCTTCCATCAGAATCATCATCAGGTTGGCGCCCACGCAGAAGTTCTTGGTATCGCTGGCAACCACCAGTCCTTCCCAGTTCTTTTCCACTTCATCTGCGGCCTTCATCATCATGGAGAGCACATCGGGCCCCAGAGCCTGGCGCTGAGAATGGATTTCCAGGCAGGCTACGCCGTCACCGATGTCAATCAGGCTGGCGCCGGTGTTGGACTTAATCACACCGTTCTTTTCTTTATAGTCGGAGATGAAAATGGTGCCGAAGGGTACTTCCAGCTCTTTGTACGACTTTGTCTTAAAGTCATAGAAGAAAGTCTTGCCCTCTTCTTTTTTGTAGAAGGAGTCAATACCGGCCGCCAGCATCTCTTTTACCAGTGCCGGCACTTCTTTTCCATCCTCTTCAATGCGCTGGGCAGTTTCCTTTACACCAATGGCATCCCAGTTTTCAAAGGGCCCCAGCTCCCAGTTAAAGCCCCAGCGCATGGCGCGGTCAACGGAGACGATATCATCGGCAATCTCTTCGGCCTTGACTGCAGAATAAATCATCATATCCCGCAGCGCCTTCCAGGCAAAAGCACTGCCCTTGTCATCGGCTTTTAAGAGAGCTTTAATTCTACCCGGCACAGATGAAGCATTCTTGGCCGCCTCCAGGCTGCCAAACTTTGCTTTCTTCTGCTCACGGTATTCCATGGTGTCCAGATCCAGAGTAAGAATCTTTTTCTCTTTACCGTTTTTCTCTTTTTTGTAGAAACCCTGACCGGTTTTGGCACCAAGCCAGCGTTTTTCATTCATTTGCTGCAGGAACTCAGGAATCTCAAAGGCGGCCTTTTCCCAGTCCTCCGTAACTTTTTCCCCTACGTTCTGGGCCACGTGGAGGAAAATGTCCAGGCCCACCATATCCAGAGTGCGGAATGTGGCGCTCTTGGGGCGGCCCATGGCCGGACCGGTCACTGCATCCACCTCTTCGGGGGTAAAACCTTCTTCCTTCATGGCAGCAACAGTAGCTAATAAACCGTAGACACCGATGCGATTGCCGATAAAGTTCGGGGTATCTTTGGCCAGTACAACGCCCTTACCCAGGACCCGGTCGCCAAAGTCCTTCATAAACTCCACCAGGGCCGGATCAGTTTCCTCTCCCGGGATAACTTCCAGCAGTTTCATGTAGCGGGGAGGATTAAAGAAGTGAGTCCCGAAAAAGTGCTTGCGAAAATCGGGAGAACACTCAGACACCATCTCATTTACCGACAAGCCGGATGTGTTGGTGGTGACAATGGTTCCCGGCTTCCAATACTTTTCTACCTGTGCAAAAAGGCTCTTCTTAATCTCCATTCTTTCAGCCACAACTTCGATTACCCAGTCGACGCCGGAAATTTTGCTCAGGTCGTCTTCCAGGTTCCCCGGTGTCAGCAAGCTAACATCGTTTACATCATAGAGCGGGGAAGGCTTCATCTTTTTCAGGTTTTCCACGCCCTGGCGAGCCAACTGCGTTCTCAGGGCCGGATCTTTTTTCTCCTCTTCCGATAACCCCGGCGGCACGATATCCAGGACCAGACAAGGGATTCCCACATTGGCCAGATGGGCCGCAATACTGGCTCCCATTGTCCCGGCACCCAGGACAGCGGCGCTTTTAATCTTTCTCATACCAGGTTAGCACCTCCTGTAAATATTTTTACTTGTTAAATATTTATGCTGACAAATTCGTTATTGAACCCAAAATTCCTGCTAAATTGAAAAAATTTTAAAAAGTTTTTTTATTCGGTTCTTTTTATTTGCTGCATTTTCTGCAATATTTGCTATGATTAAAGTAAAACATCTGGTAATGTTACTATGGTTCATGGTATAATCTATGAAAATTAAGCAGCCCACAGTATCAAAAGTACGAATTATTATATATTTCAGGGAGGGTTTATTTTGACTGAGCAGCAATACGAAGCGTTCACGAAAGCGTTTCAGGAAATTTTTCCGAAACTGATGCATTATCTGGAAGCTGAAGAAATGCGGGAACTGACGGGCCTGGGCATTACACCGGGACAGATTAACGCCCTGCTGATCCTCTACATCCAGGATGATCTCACCATGGGCGCCCTGAGCCAGGAAATCTACCTGGCAGAAAGCGCCGCCACCCGCCTGGTGGACCGGTTGGTAAAACTCAACCTGGTGAAACGCAAAGGGGACGAAAAGGACCGCCGTGTGGTCCGGGTCTATCTCACATCCTACGGGCGCCAGTTGGCCAGCCTGGTCTTTGAACGGCGAAACCGCCGTTTCGGCAATCTGGCTGAGAGGCTGACAGAAACGGAACGGGATAATCTAATCACTTCGGTAAAAGCGGTACTGCGCGTCTTTGAAGAGATGGAAGCAGAAGCGGCAGCAAAAATACAGGCCAAAGGCGAAAAAACAGTAAAAGAAAAGAAAGAATAAAAAACTACCCCTCAGGCAAAACCCTGAGGGGTAGTTTTTTGGGACAGGGGGACAGGTCAACTGTCCCAATTTATTCATTGAGACAGGGGGGACAGGTGATTCTGTCTCACAATCCTTATCATTTGCGGGTGAGGGCCTGCTCCAGGTCGGCCTGCAGGTCGCTGATATCCTCAATGCCCACCGACAGCCTGAGCAGACGTTCATGGATGCCCAGTCTCTGGCGGGTTTCAGGTGGCATGTCGGCATGGGTTTGCAGGTAAGGATAGGTTATAAGTGATTCCACGCCACCCAGCGATTCGGCAAAGGTGATCACCTGCAGCCTGTTTACCACTTCTTTTGCCAAAGCGGCATCTTTTAAACTAAAGGAAATCATTGCTCCGGGGCCGTCGGCCTGTCCGGGCACTTCTACTTCGTTATAACCGGGAAAATAGACAGTTTCCACTTCCCGATGGCCGTTTAGCCACTCTGCCAGGCGGCAGGCATTTTCCTGTTGTCTGTCCATGCGGACCGCCAAAGTCTTCATTCCCCGCAGCAGGAGCCAGCTTTCCTGCGGTGAAAGGACAAATCCGGCACCTTGCTGAATAA
The sequence above is a segment of the Dethiobacter alkaliphilus AHT 1 genome. Coding sequences within it:
- a CDS encoding 3-hydroxyacyl-CoA dehydrogenase/enoyl-CoA hydratase family protein, which gives rise to MRKIKSAAVLGAGTMGASIAAHLANVGIPCLVLDIVPPGLSEEEKKDPALRTQLARQGVENLKKMKPSPLYDVNDVSLLTPGNLEDDLSKISGVDWVIEVVAERMEIKKSLFAQVEKYWKPGTIVTTNTSGLSVNEMVSECSPDFRKHFFGTHFFNPPRYMKLLEVIPGEETDPALVEFMKDFGDRVLGKGVVLAKDTPNFIGNRIGVYGLLATVAAMKEEGFTPEEVDAVTGPAMGRPKSATFRTLDMVGLDIFLHVAQNVGEKVTEDWEKAAFEIPEFLQQMNEKRWLGAKTGQGFYKKEKNGKEKKILTLDLDTMEYREQKKAKFGSLEAAKNASSVPGRIKALLKADDKGSAFAWKALRDMMIYSAVKAEEIADDIVSVDRAMRWGFNWELGPFENWDAIGVKETAQRIEEDGKEVPALVKEMLAAGIDSFYKKEEGKTFFYDFKTKSYKELEVPFGTIFISDYKEKNGVIKSNTGASLIDIGDGVACLEIHSQRQALGPDVLSMMMKAADEVEKNWEGLVVASDTKNFCVGANLMMILMEAQAEEWDELHLAVRQFQQAMMSLKYCDKPVVAAPHGMALGGGYEILAHCDRIMPAAETYMGLVELGVGVIPAGGGTKEMVLRSSEAHMDNKDVDLTQMVISAFMTVAQAKVGTSAKEAQNLGYMRPTDQVVVNQDRRIFDAKQAVLGMARAGYKAPQTRKIRVIGENGLGTIKAGIFNMKEGRQISEYDAFLAEKLAYIMCGGNVDANTWVTEQYLLDLEREVFVELCMQPKTQQRMAHILKTGKPLRN
- a CDS encoding MarR family winged helix-turn-helix transcriptional regulator; this translates as MTEQQYEAFTKAFQEIFPKLMHYLEAEEMRELTGLGITPGQINALLILYIQDDLTMGALSQEIYLAESAATRLVDRLVKLNLVKRKGDEKDRRVVRVYLTSYGRQLASLVFERRNRRFGNLAERLTETERDNLITSVKAVLRVFEEMEAEAAAKIQAKGEKTVKEKKE